From Piliocolobus tephrosceles isolate RC106 chromosome 16, ASM277652v3, whole genome shotgun sequence, the proteins below share one genomic window:
- the JPT1 gene encoding jupiter microtubule associated homolog 1 isoform X3: MTTTTTFKGVDPNSRNSSRVLRPPGGGSNFSLGFDEPTEQPVRKNKMASNIFGTPEENQASWAKSAGAKSSGGREDLESSGLQRRNSSEASSGDFLDLKKMWTQTCQAAWGRVKRSRCLLRLCPAQWPRPQCHPEEIPLAASPASCWVSSDCPERCRFVCFLHACELHNLSLTVHLLDLFH, from the exons GGTTTTGCGGCCTCCGGGTGGTGGATCCAATTTTTCATTAGGTTTTGATGAACCAACAGAACAACCTGTGAGGAAGAACAAAATGGCCTCTAATATCTTTGGGACACCTGAAGAAAATCAAGCTTCTTGGGCCAAGTCGGCAG gtgccAAGTCTAGTGGTGGCAGGGAAGACTTGGAGTCATCTGGACTGCAGAGAAGGAACTCCTCTGAAGCAAGTTCCGGAGACTTCTTAGATCTGAAG AAAATGTGGACACAGACTTGCCAGGCAGCCTGGGGCAGAGTGAAGAGAAGCCGGTGCCTGCTGCgcctgtgcccagcccagtggcCCCGGCCCCAGTGCCATCCAGAAGAAATCCCCCTGGCGGCAAGTCCAGCCTCGTGTTGGGTTAGCTCTGACTGTCCTGAACGCTGTCgttttgtctgttttctccaTGCTTGTGAACTGCACAACTTGAGCCTGACTGTACATCTCTTGGAtttgtttcattaa
- the NT5C gene encoding LOW QUALITY PROTEIN: 5'(3')-deoxyribonucleotidase, cytosolic type (The sequence of the model RefSeq protein was modified relative to this genomic sequence to represent the inferred CDS: inserted 2 bases in 1 codon): MARRVRVLVDMDGVLADFEAGLLRGFRRRFPEEPHVPLEQRRGFLAREQYRALRPDLADKVASVYEAPGFFLDLQPIPGALDAVREMNDLPDTEVFICTSPLLKYDHCVGEKYRWVEQHLGPPFVERIILTRDKTVVLGDLLIXXXXHILFTCCHNRHLVLPPTKRRLLSWSDNWREILDSKRGAAQRE, translated from the exons ATGGCGCGGCGCGTGCGTGTGCTGGTGGACATGGACGGCGTCCTGGCCGACTTCGAGGCCGGCCTTCTGCGGGGCTTCCGCCGCCGCTTCCCTGAGGAGCCGCACGTGCCGCTGGAGCAGCGCCGCGGCTTCCTGGCCCGCGAGCAGTACCGCGCCCTGCGGCCCGACCTGGCG GATAAAGTGGCCAGTGTGTACGAAGCCCCGGGCTTTTTCCTGGACCTGCAGCCCATCCCGGGGGCCTTGGACGCCGTGCGGGAGATGAACGACCTACCGGA CACGGAGGTCTTCATCTGCACCAGCCCCCTGCTTAAGTACGACCACTGCGTGGGTGAGAAG TACCGCTGGGTGGAGCAGCACCTGGGGCCCCCGTTCGTAGAACGAATTATCCTGACAAGGGACAAGACGGTGGTCTTGGGGGACCTGCTCAT NNNNNNNNNNCACATCTTGTTCACCTGCTGTCACAATCGGCACCTGGTCCTGCCCCCGACAAAGAGACGGTTGCTCTCCTGGAGTGACAACTGGCGGGAGATCTTAGACAGCAAGCGAGGAGCCGCGCAGCGCGAATGA